From a single Terriglobia bacterium genomic region:
- a CDS encoding ABC transporter ATP-binding protein produces MAFIELENVTKAYGNGEQHRVNVLSNVSVSIEEGEFVCLMGPSGSGKSTLLTILGAMNHPSTGRVLIDEVDVYGLGDERRADFRREYLGFVFQQHHLMPYLTALENAMLPLATVKLSNAEKKKRGLAVLSQVGLTGKEDRLPNQLSGGEQGRVAIARALVNNPPVILADEPTGTLDSKTGEEIMNVFLRLNSEGQTIFMVTHNSDNSASAHRVLHIRDGMLEEGRSQADRTLLEFSCLRPEPTPTA; encoded by the coding sequence ATGGCATTCATAGAATTAGAGAACGTGACGAAGGCTTACGGTAACGGTGAGCAACACCGGGTAAATGTATTATCCAACGTCTCTGTGTCGATCGAAGAGGGGGAGTTTGTCTGCCTGATGGGGCCGTCAGGATCAGGGAAGAGCACATTGTTGACGATTCTAGGTGCGATGAATCATCCCTCAACGGGACGTGTTCTCATCGACGAAGTCGACGTTTATGGGCTTGGCGATGAGCGGCGGGCAGATTTTCGCCGGGAATACCTGGGCTTTGTGTTTCAGCAGCATCACCTGATGCCGTACCTGACGGCACTTGAAAACGCGATGCTTCCGCTAGCGACCGTAAAACTCAGCAACGCCGAGAAAAAGAAACGGGGCTTAGCGGTGCTGTCGCAAGTCGGTTTAACTGGGAAGGAAGACCGCCTTCCAAATCAGCTATCGGGTGGAGAGCAAGGAAGGGTCGCCATTGCCCGAGCTCTCGTCAATAATCCTCCAGTTATCCTCGCCGACGAGCCCACGGGAACTTTAGACAGCAAAACTGGCGAAGAAATCATGAATGTCTTCTTGCGCCTTAACAGCGAAGGGCAGACGATTTTCATGGTTACTCATAATTCCGACAACTCCGCCTCGGCGCACCGGGTACTGCACATCCGGGATGGAATGCTGGAAGAGGGACGGAGCCAAGCTGACCGAACACTTCTGGAGTTTTCTTGCCTGCGTCCGGAGCCAACACCGACAGCGTAA
- a CDS encoding Fe-S-containing protein produces the protein MTRRLREKTIAGKYVFWPLWALCGVLLLSLMYVFVRIYIDERPKGSDIAVVDIPETREIRLQTADFHLGELHLFHVSGTGIILAVKRLKDWRVHAALSSCTVCSRQGHNSYAKRDQLFCGICNQPMRFENDTVAARTAKNQCPLPEVPISEQGGTIVIASKDVLRIADRALMK, from the coding sequence ATGACGCGCCGCTTGAGAGAAAAGACGATCGCCGGCAAATATGTCTTCTGGCCCTTATGGGCGCTCTGCGGCGTTCTGTTGCTGTCCCTGATGTACGTGTTCGTGCGTATCTATATCGACGAGCGGCCAAAGGGGTCGGACATCGCCGTTGTCGATATCCCAGAGACCCGTGAGATTCGATTGCAGACAGCAGACTTTCACCTGGGTGAACTACATCTGTTTCATGTCTCCGGAACCGGAATCATCCTCGCTGTGAAACGGCTTAAAGATTGGCGGGTTCATGCTGCCCTGTCAAGTTGCACGGTCTGCTCCCGCCAGGGCCATAACAGTTACGCAAAAAGGGACCAACTGTTTTGTGGAATCTGCAATCAGCCAATGCGATTTGAGAACGACACCGTTGCGGCAAGAACCGCAAAGAACCAGTGCCCTCTTCCCGAGGTGCCAATATCGGAACAAGGCGGAACCATTGTGATTGCAAGCAAGGATGTCTTGAGAATTGCAGATCGGGCTTTGATGAAGTGA
- a CDS encoding CusA/CzcA family heavy metal efflux RND transporter, which translates to MINRLIEICAHNKFLVLLFIAVGVLFGWQSLKNTKLDAIPDLSDTQVIVYARWDRSPDIIEDQVTYPITTALLGLPKVKDIRGFSDFGYSYVYIIFDEGTDLYWARSRTLEYLSSVVPKLPQGVNVELAKDETAVGWVYQYALVDTTGKYSLDQMRSYQDWYLRYALQTVPGVAEVAPLGGFVRQYQINIDPNKLLGYKIPINMVVDAVKQGNNEIGARLIEFSGREYMVRGRGYIRSLDDIRNIVVMNNPQTGTPVRVGDLATVTFGPDIRRGVAELNGEGETVGAVVIMRFGENAEKVIERVKAKITELQPTLPKGLKIVPVYDRSELIDRSVENLKHTLLEELIIVSIVIFIFLWHFPSAIIPITTIPIAVVLAFIPIQLSGMTANIMSLGGIAVAIGAMVDASVVMVEQIHKKLEHWEAEGRVESRNSVLVTAVKEVGGPSFFALLVIAVSFLPVFTLEAQEGRLFKPLAFTKNFSMAIAAVLAITLVPATVGLLFGRTRPFSFRPAWLSRFLSAFVIGTIHKEENHPISRPLMKIYHPVCEFVLEHKWKTIAVAIVAMVVTIPVFFKLGSEFMPPLDEGTLLYMPTTLPGMSITEASRILQVQDKIIKSFPEVQSVFGKAGRVESATDPAPFAMFETVIVLKPQSEWPKQPRWYSKWAPNWVQGALRRFWPDHMSTQQLIYGSGGLNDALQLPGISNAWTMPIKARIDMLTTGVRTPLGIKVLGSDLGKIQQIGEEIEMALKNVPGTTSVFAERTTGGYFVDFDLKRDEIARYGLSISDVQDVLMSAIGGENVTTTVEGRERYPVNVRYMRDYRSDIGALKRVLVGTPSGQQIPLAQLADIRLSTGPGMIRDENGRLSGYVYVDVSGRDIGSYVSDAKKVVQEKVSVPAGYQLVWSGQYESMQRVKERLKIVLPITLFIVFLLLYFNTKSAVKTCIILLAVPFSAIGAVWFLYLLHYNMSIAVWVGLIALLGVDAETAVFMLLYLDLAYHDSINKGKMNSWDDLREAIVHGAVKRLRPKVMTVSCMLFGLLPIMWSVGSGADVMKRIAAPMIGGILVSFLMELVVYPPIFAIWKWNFEVKPRLKDGHDLTPTPVDQLTNA; encoded by the coding sequence ATGATTAACCGGCTCATTGAAATCTGCGCTCATAATAAGTTCCTCGTCTTACTGTTCATCGCAGTTGGTGTGCTGTTCGGCTGGCAATCGCTCAAGAATACCAAGCTGGATGCCATCCCCGACTTGTCGGACACGCAGGTAATCGTCTATGCCCGCTGGGACAGGAGCCCCGACATCATTGAGGATCAAGTCACCTATCCCATCACCACCGCCCTTCTCGGACTGCCCAAGGTGAAGGACATAAGGGGCTTCAGCGATTTCGGGTATTCCTACGTCTACATCATCTTCGACGAAGGAACCGATCTTTATTGGGCGCGTTCGCGCACCCTGGAATACCTCAGCTCCGTCGTCCCGAAGTTGCCACAAGGAGTGAACGTCGAACTTGCGAAGGACGAGACTGCGGTCGGCTGGGTCTATCAGTATGCGCTGGTGGACACGACCGGCAAGTATTCGCTCGACCAGATGCGCTCCTACCAGGACTGGTATCTCCGGTACGCCCTGCAAACTGTACCCGGGGTAGCCGAGGTGGCTCCGCTGGGCGGGTTTGTTCGCCAGTATCAGATCAACATTGATCCGAATAAGCTGCTCGGCTACAAGATCCCGATCAATATGGTCGTCGATGCGGTTAAGCAAGGAAACAACGAGATTGGCGCCCGCCTGATCGAATTCAGCGGGCGGGAATACATGGTGCGGGGACGTGGTTACATACGTTCCCTCGATGACATCCGCAATATCGTCGTCATGAACAATCCGCAGACTGGCACGCCGGTTCGAGTGGGAGACCTGGCGACCGTCACTTTCGGTCCCGACATCCGGCGCGGAGTGGCCGAACTGAATGGAGAGGGAGAAACCGTCGGTGCAGTGGTGATCATGCGTTTCGGCGAGAACGCAGAGAAAGTCATTGAGCGCGTCAAGGCCAAGATTACCGAACTTCAGCCAACCCTCCCCAAGGGCTTGAAAATCGTTCCTGTCTACGACCGTTCTGAGTTGATCGACAGGTCGGTCGAAAACCTCAAACACACGCTCCTGGAAGAACTGATCATCGTTAGCATTGTGATTTTTATTTTTTTGTGGCACTTCCCGAGTGCCATCATTCCGATCACAACAATCCCGATCGCTGTCGTGCTCGCCTTCATTCCGATCCAGCTCTCGGGGATGACGGCGAACATCATGTCGCTTGGCGGAATCGCGGTGGCCATTGGCGCCATGGTGGATGCTTCAGTGGTGATGGTCGAACAGATCCACAAGAAGCTGGAACATTGGGAAGCCGAGGGCCGCGTCGAGAGCCGCAACTCCGTTCTTGTGACCGCCGTCAAGGAGGTGGGTGGTCCGAGCTTCTTTGCCTTGCTGGTAATTGCAGTTTCGTTCTTGCCGGTGTTCACCCTGGAAGCGCAAGAAGGGCGGCTGTTCAAGCCGCTGGCGTTTACCAAGAACTTCTCCATGGCAATTGCGGCGGTGCTTGCCATCACGCTGGTACCGGCGACAGTAGGACTGCTGTTTGGCCGCACGCGCCCCTTCAGCTTCCGGCCAGCATGGTTGTCACGGTTTCTGTCGGCATTCGTTATCGGGACGATTCACAAAGAAGAAAATCACCCCATCAGCCGGCCGCTGATGAAGATCTATCACCCGGTATGTGAGTTCGTGCTGGAGCACAAATGGAAGACTATCGCGGTGGCGATCGTCGCAATGGTCGTCACGATTCCGGTGTTCTTCAAGCTTGGCTCGGAGTTTATGCCGCCGCTGGATGAGGGCACGCTGCTCTATATGCCGACGACACTTCCGGGAATGTCAATCACGGAAGCGAGCCGGATCCTGCAAGTGCAGGACAAGATCATCAAGAGCTTTCCGGAAGTGCAGTCGGTGTTCGGCAAGGCCGGACGGGTGGAGAGCGCCACCGACCCCGCTCCGTTCGCGATGTTCGAGACAGTCATCGTTTTGAAGCCGCAGTCGGAGTGGCCGAAACAGCCGCGGTGGTATTCGAAGTGGGCGCCGAATTGGGTGCAAGGAGCATTGAGGCGCTTCTGGCCAGACCACATGAGCACGCAGCAGCTCATTTATGGCTCTGGCGGGCTGAATGACGCTCTGCAACTTCCAGGAATTTCCAACGCCTGGACCATGCCGATCAAGGCGCGCATCGACATGCTGACCACGGGGGTTCGCACCCCGCTCGGCATTAAGGTCCTGGGCTCAGACCTCGGCAAAATCCAGCAAATCGGCGAAGAGATCGAGATGGCGCTGAAGAACGTTCCGGGTACCACGAGCGTTTTTGCGGAGCGCACCACGGGCGGCTATTTTGTCGATTTCGACCTCAAGCGCGACGAAATCGCCCGTTACGGGCTGAGCATCAGCGACGTGCAGGATGTGCTCATGTCAGCCATTGGCGGGGAAAACGTGACCACCACGGTCGAAGGCCGCGAGCGTTATCCGGTGAATGTCCGCTATATGCGCGACTACCGCTCCGACATTGGAGCATTGAAGCGCGTGCTGGTGGGAACACCATCCGGGCAGCAGATTCCCCTTGCGCAGTTGGCCGATATCCGGTTGAGCACCGGACCGGGCATGATCCGTGACGAAAATGGACGGCTCAGCGGCTACGTTTATGTTGATGTTTCCGGACGCGACATCGGCAGCTACGTGAGCGATGCGAAAAAGGTGGTGCAGGAAAAAGTGAGCGTTCCTGCCGGCTACCAATTGGTATGGAGTGGACAGTATGAATCCATGCAACGGGTGAAGGAGCGGCTCAAAATTGTGCTCCCGATCACTCTGTTCATTGTGTTTCTGCTGCTGTACTTCAATACGAAATCGGCGGTGAAGACGTGCATCATTTTGCTCGCCGTGCCGTTCTCGGCGATTGGGGCTGTCTGGTTCCTCTATCTGCTCCACTACAACATGAGCATTGCAGTCTGGGTAGGACTGATCGCACTCCTGGGGGTGGACGCGGAAACAGCGGTATTCATGCTCCTGTACCTCGACCTTGCATATCACGACTCCATCAATAAGGGCAAGATGAATAGCTGGGATGACCTGCGTGAGGCGATTGTCCATGGAGCCGTCAAGCGGCTGCGACCAAAGGTCATGACGGTGTCGTGCATGTTGTTTGGTCTTCTGCCGATTATGTGGTCGGTCGGCAGCGGCGCCGACGTAATGAAGCGCATCGCTGCTCCGATGATCGGTGGCATCCTCGTGTCCTTCCTAATGGAGCTGGTGGTGTACCCGCCAATCTTCGCGATCTGGAAATGGAATTTTGAAGTCAAGCCGCGGCTGAAAGATGGGCACGACTTGACACCCACTCCGGTCGATCAACTCACGAACGCGTAG
- a CDS encoding lytic transglycosylase domain-containing protein: MKIHGKWNLVLALVLTAAMAKAQSPSAIDEQFAALDQSLSGTADRLLTAATAQRGPGPDKADGPAVAWQRPEPGPSISRSVRWRELQRQIEPILKAQGLPVEVLAVVKVESGGQLDALSRAGARGLWQLMPDTARRYGLVVSESKDERLDPEKATWAATAYLRDLYELFGDWTLALAAYNAGEETISRAIVRSGSREFDVLSLKRAIPEETRRYVPAVLAAMRLFGVTNFLAGRNRVGFGNSPLIYASMDAGE, encoded by the coding sequence ATGAAGATACATGGCAAATGGAACTTGGTCCTCGCACTGGTACTGACGGCAGCCATGGCAAAGGCGCAGTCGCCGAGTGCCATCGACGAACAGTTTGCCGCTCTGGACCAATCACTGAGCGGGACCGCCGACCGCCTCCTAACGGCTGCCACCGCTCAGCGAGGGCCTGGCCCCGACAAGGCTGATGGCCCGGCAGTGGCTTGGCAGAGGCCCGAGCCGGGACCGTCAATCAGCCGGAGTGTTCGCTGGCGTGAGCTGCAAAGGCAGATTGAGCCAATCTTGAAGGCGCAGGGGCTTCCAGTTGAAGTTCTGGCCGTGGTGAAAGTCGAGAGCGGCGGCCAGTTGGACGCCTTGTCGCGCGCTGGCGCTCGTGGATTGTGGCAGTTGATGCCGGACACAGCCCGGCGCTACGGGCTGGTCGTATCCGAGTCGAAGGATGAACGGCTGGATCCCGAGAAGGCGACATGGGCAGCCACAGCATACCTGCGTGATCTTTATGAGTTATTCGGTGACTGGACTCTGGCGCTTGCGGCATATAACGCAGGGGAGGAGACGATTTCGCGCGCGATCGTCCGCTCAGGGTCCCGGGAGTTTGACGTCCTGAGTCTAAAGCGGGCGATACCGGAAGAGACGCGGAGATACGTACCTGCAGTTTTGGCGGCGATGAGACTGTTCGGCGTCACCAATTTCCTGGCTGGTCGTAATCGAGTCGGCTTCGGCAACAGTCCGCTGATTTACGCCTCGATGGATGCAGGAGAGTAG
- a CDS encoding ABC transporter permease yields MALATLTRSIQDEIGGQLDRFGANILVLPQSNTLSLDYGGVAVSGVAFDLHQLTNEDTDRIHQIPYKGRLSAVAPKILSFVDVNGQKVILAGVDFKNELKLHRWWHIEGAAPNDDSDVLVGFEAAKALGLITPDGGKAAAGQASGVSHHANTSEDQFQLSVDQVSIAGSEHHVSGVIHPSGGPEDKMIFGRLVHVQQLSKRVGQIDAIEVSALCKDCPIDDIVAQIREKLPHAKVSAIQQAVKARMEMVQRLSRFSTVVSIVVLLIAMLMVLTSMTGSVVERTREFGVLRAIGFRKVHIIHGLILEVLAISAFGGLIGWMLGIGGSWIAMPYFTEVTSAPEIRPAVLVIAVITSIAVSVAASLYPVARASHMDPADAVRSI; encoded by the coding sequence GTGGCGCTTGCCACGCTGACCCGTTCCATCCAGGACGAGATTGGTGGACAATTAGATCGTTTCGGCGCCAACATTCTCGTCCTTCCTCAATCCAACACGCTCTCGCTGGATTATGGCGGCGTCGCCGTGAGCGGTGTCGCGTTTGACCTGCATCAACTCACCAACGAGGACACAGATAGGATTCACCAAATACCCTATAAGGGACGTCTCAGCGCAGTTGCACCGAAAATCCTCAGTTTTGTTGATGTGAATGGCCAGAAGGTGATCCTCGCCGGCGTCGACTTCAAGAATGAGCTGAAACTGCACAGGTGGTGGCACATCGAGGGAGCTGCACCGAATGACGACTCGGATGTCCTTGTCGGTTTCGAGGCAGCAAAAGCCCTCGGATTGATCACCCCCGATGGAGGAAAAGCTGCTGCTGGTCAGGCGTCCGGAGTATCCCATCATGCCAATACCTCGGAAGATCAATTTCAATTGTCGGTCGATCAGGTGAGCATTGCAGGCAGTGAACACCACGTTTCAGGGGTGATCCACCCTAGCGGCGGGCCCGAAGACAAGATGATCTTCGGGAGACTCGTACATGTGCAGCAACTCTCGAAACGTGTGGGACAGATTGATGCCATCGAAGTTAGCGCACTATGCAAAGACTGTCCGATTGACGATATCGTCGCTCAGATTCGAGAGAAACTTCCTCACGCGAAAGTTTCCGCAATCCAGCAGGCAGTCAAGGCGCGCATGGAAATGGTGCAGCGTCTCTCTCGATTCTCGACCGTTGTTTCAATCGTGGTGCTTCTGATCGCCATGCTCATGGTACTTACCTCGATGACCGGGTCAGTTGTGGAGCGCACTCGAGAGTTTGGCGTCCTGCGTGCAATTGGTTTCCGGAAAGTGCACATCATCCATGGCCTGATCCTGGAGGTGCTGGCCATCAGCGCGTTCGGCGGACTCATTGGTTGGATGCTCGGGATCGGTGGAAGCTGGATTGCTATGCCTTACTTCACGGAAGTGACGTCGGCTCCTGAAATACGGCCAGCCGTTTTGGTGATTGCCGTGATCACATCCATCGCTGTCAGTGTTGCTGCCAGCCTATACCCCGTCGCTCGCGCCTCCCACATGGACCCGGCCGATGCGGTGCGTTCCATCTGA
- a CDS encoding tetratricopeptide repeat protein, which produces MSRHHRHVEEPPSGYWTPTQSYVLATITLVVGLFVGYLVRGSESPSSNNAAGSVSAASGSSGSEAFTQPKATPELTAKLVEPLLNELKVRPKDPQLLNKIGNAYYDNQAYPKAIEYYEKSLAIKPDDADVRTDMGTAIWYTGDADRALKEYQRSLGYQPNHANSLFNMGIVKWHGKKDAKGAIEAWNKLLTSNPNYPDRQRVLELIQQLQTGGA; this is translated from the coding sequence ATGAGTCGTCATCACAGACATGTTGAAGAGCCACCCTCCGGGTACTGGACCCCTACGCAGTCATACGTACTGGCTACGATCACGCTGGTGGTTGGCCTATTTGTTGGCTACCTTGTGCGCGGCTCCGAAAGTCCGTCGTCGAATAATGCGGCCGGCTCGGTCTCCGCGGCGAGCGGCTCCAGTGGTTCGGAAGCCTTCACGCAACCAAAGGCTACGCCGGAGTTGACCGCTAAACTCGTTGAACCTTTGTTGAATGAGCTGAAGGTGCGGCCGAAGGATCCGCAGCTACTGAACAAGATTGGTAACGCCTACTACGACAACCAGGCGTATCCGAAGGCGATCGAATATTACGAGAAATCACTTGCAATCAAGCCTGACGATGCCGATGTTCGGACCGACATGGGTACAGCAATTTGGTACACGGGTGACGCCGATCGTGCTTTGAAAGAGTACCAGCGCTCCCTGGGCTATCAACCCAATCACGCCAACAGCCTATTCAACATGGGGATTGTGAAATGGCACGGGAAGAAGGATGCAAAGGGTGCCATCGAGGCCTGGAATAAGTTGCTCACGTCAAATCCGAACTATCCGGATCGGCAGCGCGTGCTCGAATTAATTCAGCAGCTTCAAACTGGAGGCGCATAG